The DNA window GAAGACCACAGCGACCCGATCAGTGAAAGGCCACTACTAATCACGGTCCGGACAATGCTGATAGCACCCGTGACGATGGACCCGATGGTGTTCCAGATGCCCTTGAAAATGTTCTGGATCCCTTGCCACACCTGGGACCAGTTGCCCGAGATGATGCCAGTGACTACCTGGATCACACCCTGAACGATCTGCATGACCGATGTGATGACGTTGGCTATCGCGCCGAACACCGTCGTCACTACCGGCATGAGGGCCTGGATGACGGGGATCAAAACGGCCAAGAGGATATTGATCAGTGGGGTTATCGCGGACACGATCGCCGTGAACAGCGAGATCACGGGCGGCAGGACCGTTGAAACCAACATCGTGATCACCGGAACAAGCGCCGATACCAGAGCTGACACCAGCGGCATCAGAGCAGCAAGAACCTGCATCACCGCCGGGCCGATAACTTGGAAGATCTGGACGACCGCCGGTAGCAGGGTCGAAACGAGCTGTGCGAGTACGGGAGCCAGCTGCGATGCCAGTTGCGCGCCCAGTTGAGCGAATGCCGCCCCAAGAGGCTGGAAAGCAGTCGCCAATGCGCTGATTACGGGCGAGAAGGCCTGGAACTGAGCCGAAATCTGTGCCCACAACGCACGTCCAGCATCGGTTTGGGTGAAGAAGTATGCCAGTGCCGTCCCGACGCCAACGAGGGCAGACAGAATAGTGACGAACGGATTGGTTTTCAGGACCTTCGTGAAGAGGGCCGCTGCAATTGCTGCCCCCTTAGTCACCGCGGTGTACACCGAAGTTGCGGTTGTGAGGACTTTGAAAGCTATCGCGCTAGCGCCAATTGCTGCCGCAACTGCCTTGAACGCGGAGGCGTTCTCACGCACGAAGGCCACTGCCGATGCCGCCGCGAGTCCAAGGCGCTCCATGAACCCGGAGAACCCGGACGACGTGACGTCATCTCCACCTGCCTTGAAGGCAGCGAAGAAGGCCTGGACTGATCCGACAGCGCTACGCGCAAAAAGGCCGACGCGCTCGAGCACCCCAGCGAACCCGGTTGACGTCACATCTGAGCCGCCCGCTTGGTAGGCGGCGACCATCGCCGTGATCCCACCCTTGACTTCGTCGAACGCCTTGCGTGCTCCCGCGCCGATTCGGAGGAACGTTCCCACAAAACCGGTGGCATTGACCTGAGCATTTGCGTTCTGCCAGCCGCCAATCAGGGCGTCGTAGCCCTTCATGACGTTTGCGAAGACTGGCTTGAGCTTCTTGTTTACGCCATCGATGATCGGAATAAGCCCGTTCATCCCGTCCTTGGCTGCGCTCAAGAAAGGGAGCATGACGGTTTCGCCGACGCGTCCGAGGGCTGCTTTGAGGTTCGCCATCGAGCCACGGAAGGTCTCTCCGGACTTCAGGGCTGCACCGCCGAGGCCCTTCTCCATGGCGTTTTGGAAGGTCGCGAAGTCGATCTTGCCCTTGGAGGCGAGGTCGTACACCTCGTCGGAGGTCTTACCCAGTTCCTTGCCCAAGAGCTGGACAATCGGAATGCCAGCGTCGTTCAGCTGGGCGATGACATCGCCCTGGATCTTGTTCGACGCGGCGACCTTGTTGAAGATCGCTCCCATCTCACCCATGCCGACACCCGCAATGGTGGCCGAGTCGCCCACGAGCTTCAGGGTCCGTTCAAGGTCTTGGCCGGGTTTCACCCCAGCAGCGACCACGCCAGCAGCCACGGTGGCCGCGTCACCCATGCCGAACGCCGTGCCCTTCACTGCGGCCATGGCATTGTTCATGATCTTCGTTACCGACTGGGTGGAGTGGCCCAGCCCGGTGAGTTTGGCCTGCGCGTCCTCGATGTTCAGTGCTCGAGAGATCCCGCCTTTGACTGCCAGCCCTGCAACCATTGCAGGTCCAGCGACGGCGAGGACCTTGCCGGCGATACCGGCGAATGCAGCGCCGAACGAGCTTCCGCCGCGCTTGCCAGCGGCCGCGCTGCCCGCGTCTGCTGCCCCAGTTAGGTCGTTGACGATGCTCTTGCCAAGGCCCTTGGAGGAGGCGACGATGTTGACATAGGCGGTCGCCAGTTCAGACATGGGGCCTCCTGGAATGCGGCTAGCCCCCGCACCAGGACGGTGCAGGGGCTAGCGGTTTCTGTTGTAATAGGCGACTTGTCGTTCGGTGACGAACTTGACCACGCCGGCCTTGGTGGTGTGAGCAACCTTCCCCGGTGGGGGTTGCGGTGCACGCCGAGCCTGTTTCCACTTCTCGGCCTGTTCGAGGCTCATGGGTTTGCCCTTGAACGTCGTGGTGGTCTTGTCCTCGAACCCTGGGCGCGGAATGGGCTTGGGTGGGCGTTTGCCCTTCTGCCCGTCAGCGGTCTTCTGCCATGCCAGGACTGCCAAGCGGTCTGCTATCAAGGCAGTAAGTTGTTCGAGAAGCGTCCAGCCTTGTCCGAGCGCCCGCTTGGTCGCCGAATCGTCAGGGAGATGTTCAGCGAAATCGGCAACCTCCCAGAGGTGGAAGCCGGGAACCCTGCCGGTGCGGGTGAGACGGAGCCCGTAGTATCGCAAGAAGTCGGCCCGCAACTGCCCGCCGAACTCCCGAAGGAGAGCGGCGAGCGTTAGGAGTTTGGGGCCAGTTCCTTGATGAGGTCCTGGACCAGTTCACTGCCAGCTTCCACGGAGACCCGCCCCGTCTCGGGGTCCCTAACCGATTCGAGCGCCGTTTTGAATGACTCCTTGCCAAGCAGCCGGCGCAGGATCCGGGGGAGCCGCTGCACCTCACCCTCATCGAGGGAGTCCAGGTCGTCGAGAAGTTCGAAGTCATCGAGTGCGTCGGCCGCGATGGTGTACTCCTGACCATGCACAGTGACGGTCTTTGTGCCGTCCTTGTTGACCCTGGGCTTGCGATCCTGGGGCTTCTTGACACCTTCCGGGATGGTGGTGGTGTCGTCGGTGATCTTGATTTCAGACATGGGTGCCTCCTGCGGGCAGAGAACTTGGTAGGGGTTGCGGGACTGGTGGTGACCTGTGGGGCGCGGTCCCGCAACACGCGCCCCACAGGGGTTGGGATCAGGCCATGTAGATGTAGGCCTTGGTGCCGGTGGAGTCCGGGTAGGCGGTCAGGGTGACGTCGTAGCCGATGGCCTCGTCACCCTTGAGGGAGACGTCGCCGCGTTCGGTGACCTGTGCGTCCGGGAGGCAGATGCGGATGGTCTTGGCACCATCACGGACCTCGATGACCCAGACCAGGTGATCGGTCTGAGTGCCCTTGATCTTGATCGCCGAAGCGGTGGCCGTGGGGTCCGCGTAGTAGACCTTCAGGACCTCTGCGGACGTCTCGATCATGGTGAACTGGTAGGTCAGGTCGTGGCTGGTCTGGATCTTCCGGACCACGTCACCGTTCTGCCAGGCCTTGATGTCGGTCTGGTCGGTGCTGATCGCCTGGGTGATGCCGTCCTCGGAGGCATAGCCGAGATCCTTGAGGGCGGCGTTCAGGGCGGTCGTGGTGTCAGTGGGGAGTGCGGTTCCGAGCGGGCCGGACGAGATCGTTCCGGTGACCGCGACGCGCACATTGCCGGCA is part of the Arthrobacter woluwensis genome and encodes:
- a CDS encoding DUF5361 domain-containing protein, which gives rise to MRYYGLRLTRTGRVPGFHLWEVADFAEHLPDDSATKRALGQGWTLLEQLTALIADRLAVLAWQKTADGQKGKRPPKPIPRPGFEDKTTTTFKGKPMSLEQAEKWKQARRAPQPPPGKVAHTTKAGVVKFVTERQVAYYNRNR
- a CDS encoding tape measure protein translates to MSELATAYVNIVASSKGLGKSIVNDLTGAADAGSAAAGKRGGSSFGAAFAGIAGKVLAVAGPAMVAGLAVKGGISRALNIEDAQAKLTGLGHSTQSVTKIMNNAMAAVKGTAFGMGDAATVAAGVVAAGVKPGQDLERTLKLVGDSATIAGVGMGEMGAIFNKVAASNKIQGDVIAQLNDAGIPIVQLLGKELGKTSDEVYDLASKGKIDFATFQNAMEKGLGGAALKSGETFRGSMANLKAALGRVGETVMLPFLSAAKDGMNGLIPIIDGVNKKLKPVFANVMKGYDALIGGWQNANAQVNATGFVGTFLRIGAGARKAFDEVKGGITAMVAAYQAGGSDVTSTGFAGVLERVGLFARSAVGSVQAFFAAFKAGGDDVTSSGFSGFMERLGLAAASAVAFVRENASAFKAVAAAIGASAIAFKVLTTATSVYTAVTKGAAIAAALFTKVLKTNPFVTILSALVGVGTALAYFFTQTDAGRALWAQISAQFQAFSPVISALATAFQPLGAAFAQLGAQLASQLAPVLAQLVSTLLPAVVQIFQVIGPAVMQVLAALMPLVSALVSALVPVITMLVSTVLPPVISLFTAIVSAITPLINILLAVLIPVIQALMPVVTTVFGAIANVITSVMQIVQGVIQVVTGIISGNWSQVWQGIQNIFKGIWNTIGSIVTGAISIVRTVISSGLSLIGSLWSSAWNGIKSFFTGLWSNITGAISSGINNVVSFFRDLPGKILGALSGLTGSLVQIGRDMIQGLLNGAGSLLSSIGSFFLNQLPGWIVGPFKAALGIHSPSRVFRQFGEFIVQGLAGGVKKAGPQATAAITAVARKVTSEATKHFTKADQLRKAASSLMSRAAQVSGVKAPTLGKDAKANAKKMTAYYAAISKRNKQVASLVAQGRQKLAEANRETSLGRTLDATSRMISASNAQISKLTTQRASIASRLKTAQKSLSDAVKTRDKAASDAAEKFRDEFNLGDLAGRSAQGIVAAAKKTVGSVQGFKGQLDKLRSMGLDSSLLAQIGELGTGKGGSIAKSLIAGGKGLVGQLNGQWKQLGSVSQSAGMSLANGMYGAGIAAQQGLVNGLSGNLKAVDAAIKKVTDRMTSQVKKNLGIHSPSRVFRYEVGRQVPAGLALGVRDGTGLVSRAVDSLVQIPSAVASQPYRPASYVPAPGSHGRWADGRTPVKIDIHETANPRATALETARRLEGL